The following proteins are co-located in the Haloplanus sp. HW8-1 genome:
- a CDS encoding NTP transferase domain-containing protein: MCGGAGTRLGGDVEKPLVAVGGTPMVDRVCAALAASRVGTVHAAVSSRAPATRDHLRSADVHVVETPGEGYVADLTAALDRIGRPALTVAADLPLLTAETVNPVLDAGSGSITVAVPVALKRRLGVSVDTAFDHGGRRLAPTGVNVVAAGTDDDIYERDDPRLAVNVNRPPDLRVAEARS, from the coding sequence ATGTGTGGCGGGGCGGGGACGCGCCTCGGCGGCGACGTGGAGAAGCCGCTCGTCGCGGTCGGCGGGACGCCGATGGTCGACCGGGTGTGTGCGGCGCTCGCGGCGAGTCGGGTCGGGACAGTCCACGCGGCCGTCTCGTCGCGGGCGCCCGCCACGCGCGACCACCTGCGGTCGGCGGACGTCCACGTCGTCGAGACGCCCGGCGAGGGCTACGTCGCGGACCTGACCGCCGCGCTCGACCGGATCGGCCGGCCGGCGCTGACCGTCGCCGCCGACCTCCCGCTGTTGACCGCCGAGACCGTGAACCCCGTCCTCGACGCCGGCAGCGGGTCGATCACGGTCGCGGTGCCGGTCGCCCTGAAGCGGCGGTTAGGCGTGAGCGTCGACACGGCGTTCGATCACGGCGGGCGGCGTCTGGCGCCGACCGGCGTCAACGTCGTCGCCGCGGGAACCGACGACGACATATACGAACGCGACGACCCACGACTCGCCGTGAACGTGAATCGTCCCCCGGACCTGCGGGTCGCGGAGGCGCGTTCGTGA
- a CDS encoding adenosylcobinamide amidohydrolase — translation MSVFEPTVCDGVCRLARPGTRWLSTGHGGGERVAPAAYNVTVPEGWERTDLDAYVGERLDAAGFDAEATGPVLLTGVDQRHARRARLGTVEAVATAGVSNPAALPVGEPARPAVDADGDAPDPDAETPHDPGTVNVLVGTTRSLAPGALANLSTVAAEAKAATLLERVGVPGTTTDAVVAACDPTGDVAAFSGSATPVGAAARACVRDAVDASLASRYPEGEYGPPDSGVRTDERAAVSALAPDH, via the coding sequence GTGAGCGTCTTCGAGCCCACCGTCTGCGACGGGGTATGCCGACTCGCCCGCCCGGGGACGCGCTGGCTCTCGACCGGCCACGGCGGCGGCGAGCGGGTCGCCCCCGCGGCGTACAACGTGACGGTCCCCGAGGGGTGGGAGCGGACGGACCTCGACGCCTACGTCGGGGAGCGCCTCGACGCCGCGGGTTTCGACGCCGAGGCGACCGGCCCGGTGCTGTTGACCGGCGTCGACCAGCGCCACGCCCGCCGGGCGCGACTGGGGACGGTCGAGGCCGTCGCGACGGCGGGCGTCTCGAACCCCGCGGCGCTGCCGGTCGGGGAGCCAGCGCGGCCGGCGGTCGACGCGGACGGCGACGCTCCCGACCCCGACGCCGAGACCCCTCACGACCCCGGCACGGTGAACGTCCTCGTCGGGACGACCCGCTCGCTCGCGCCGGGCGCGCTCGCGAACCTGTCGACCGTCGCGGCGGAGGCGAAGGCGGCGACGCTGCTCGAACGGGTCGGCGTCCCGGGCACGACCACCGACGCCGTCGTCGCCGCCTGTGATCCGACGGGCGACGTGGCCGCCTTCTCCGGGAGCGCGACGCCCGTCGGGGCGGCCGCCCGCGCCTGCGTCCGCGACGCCGTCGACGCGAGTCTCGCCTCGCGCTACCCCGAGGGCGAGTACGGTCCGCCCGATTCCGGCGTCCGGACCGACGAGCGGGCGGCGGTGTCGGCGCTCGCACCCGACCATTGA
- a CDS encoding DsbA family oxidoreductase, with amino-acid sequence MSDTQAREQLTVYSDYVCPFCYLGRRSLDRYQAERDEPMAIDWRPFDLRAGKRGPDGEIDHTVDDGKDEDYYAQARENVRRLREEYDAEMAQEIATDVDSRPAQAVSFRVKEHEPYETWLAFDEAVFEALWIDGRDIGDAAVLEDCAETAGLDPAVVREALDDDALLERLDDLFETAQRQGITGVPTFAYDGHAARGAVPPEQLRRLVEG; translated from the coding sequence ATGAGCGACACCCAGGCGCGCGAGCAACTCACCGTCTACTCGGATTACGTCTGTCCGTTCTGTTATCTGGGACGACGGTCACTCGACCGGTATCAGGCGGAGCGCGACGAACCGATGGCGATCGACTGGCGACCCTTCGACCTCCGGGCGGGCAAGCGCGGGCCGGACGGCGAGATCGACCACACCGTCGACGACGGGAAAGACGAGGACTACTACGCGCAGGCCCGCGAGAACGTCCGCCGGCTCCGCGAGGAGTACGACGCCGAGATGGCCCAGGAGATCGCGACGGACGTCGACTCCCGACCCGCACAGGCCGTCTCCTTCCGCGTGAAGGAGCACGAGCCCTACGAGACGTGGCTGGCCTTCGACGAGGCCGTCTTCGAGGCGCTGTGGATCGACGGCCGCGATATCGGGGACGCGGCGGTCCTCGAAGATTGCGCCGAGACGGCGGGTCTGGACCCGGCGGTCGTGCGTGAGGCCCTCGACGACGACGCGCTCCTCGAACGGCTGGACGACCTGTTCGAGACCGCCCAGCGGCAGGGTATCACCGGCGTGCCGACGTTCGCGTACGACGGCCACGCGGCGCGGGGCGCGGTCCCGCCCGAGCAACTGCGACGACTGGTCGAGGGGTAA
- a CDS encoding HalOD1 output domain-containing protein produces the protein MDGNSHIDSGTMATYDPETGTYVVDYHETGDIELSVTIVHAVLEATGRDATDVNLNAVVQPDALNRIFDDRRDGMPRDGGTLTFEFAGCRVTVTGDGEVRVDPNP, from the coding sequence ATGGATGGAAACTCGCATATCGATTCCGGGACGATGGCGACGTACGATCCGGAGACCGGGACGTACGTGGTCGACTACCACGAGACGGGCGATATCGAACTGAGCGTCACCATCGTCCACGCGGTGCTCGAGGCGACTGGCAGGGACGCGACGGACGTGAACCTCAACGCCGTCGTCCAACCGGACGCGCTGAACCGTATTTTCGACGACAGGCGCGACGGGATGCCCCGCGACGGCGGGACGCTCACCTTCGAGTTCGCCGGCTGTCGCGTAACCGTGACCGGTGACGGCGAGGTCCGCGTCGACCCGAACCCGTAG
- a CDS encoding DUF835 domain-containing protein — protein sequence MGGVNSGTSSGGAPVERSAATLLLADGDVSDATAAVTPDCPETLVVSVEGSVVDVVDDWRANRGTLPASFGLITFAEFGRSAATGDTTDDGPSRRSLPGQDITVTAMSEAENLPRLGTAITLYLDDWADTERETLVYVDDLGPLAAENDLESTFQFLHLLVQTVTGIDATLLVRADETATDERTINTLRPLFDAVVDVSDADASPPPALDGDTIRTLLRNSRRRFVLRTLFEDGETGLDRLASRLAAHETDAEAPTEADRTRAFTALASVHVPQLAEAGLVVFDRSDERVRLSDAARRTDRLEGYLDGSFDGT from the coding sequence ATGGGGGGAGTGAACAGCGGTACGTCGAGTGGGGGGGCTCCCGTCGAGCGGTCGGCTGCGACGCTCCTGCTGGCGGACGGCGACGTGAGCGACGCGACCGCGGCCGTAACGCCCGACTGCCCCGAGACCCTCGTGGTCTCGGTCGAGGGGTCGGTAGTGGACGTCGTCGACGACTGGCGGGCGAACCGCGGAACGCTCCCCGCGTCGTTCGGCCTGATCACGTTCGCCGAGTTCGGCCGCTCGGCCGCCACCGGGGACACGACCGACGACGGTCCGTCGCGTCGGTCACTTCCCGGCCAGGACATCACGGTGACCGCGATGTCCGAGGCGGAGAACCTGCCGCGACTCGGGACGGCCATCACGCTCTATCTCGACGACTGGGCCGACACCGAGCGGGAAACGCTCGTCTACGTCGACGACCTCGGCCCACTCGCCGCGGAAAACGACCTGGAGTCGACGTTCCAGTTTCTCCACCTGCTGGTCCAGACCGTCACGGGGATCGACGCCACTCTTCTGGTCCGCGCCGACGAGACGGCGACCGACGAGCGGACGATCAACACGCTCCGGCCGCTGTTCGACGCGGTGGTCGACGTGTCCGACGCCGACGCGTCGCCGCCGCCGGCGCTCGACGGGGACACGATCCGAACGCTGCTCCGCAACTCCCGCCGGCGGTTCGTCCTCCGCACCCTGTTCGAGGACGGCGAGACGGGGCTGGATCGGCTGGCGTCGCGGCTGGCGGCCCACGAGACCGACGCCGAGGCCCCGACCGAGGCGGACCGAACGCGGGCGTTCACGGCGCTCGCGTCGGTTCACGTGCCACAGCTGGCCGAGGCCGGGCTGGTGGTGTTCGATCGCTCCGACGAACGGGTGCGGCTCTCCGACGCCGCCCGCCGGACCGACCGCCTCGAAGGATATCTGGACGGGTCGTTCGACGGGACGTGA
- a CDS encoding cob(I)yrinic acid a,c-diamide adenosyltransferase, whose translation MSDDTDRRIEARAPEEFGLVQAWWGDGKGKTTAALGMGFRAAGHGYRVHLLQFMKGGAASVEDVRGEYAAISQIAGFSYEHTGHYGWHGFADGSDDDDHAAKARGGLERARDLLDAAETADLTGPLPLDGDPEDGVHMLLLDEVLYAANRGLIDPEAVADLAASKPENLELVCTGGHERPTYLTDHADLVSEVRKERHPIDAGQRARKGTEF comes from the coding sequence ATGAGCGACGACACCGACCGACGGATCGAGGCGCGGGCGCCCGAGGAGTTCGGCCTCGTACAGGCGTGGTGGGGTGACGGGAAGGGGAAGACGACGGCCGCCCTCGGCATGGGGTTTCGCGCCGCCGGCCACGGCTACCGCGTCCACCTGCTCCAGTTCATGAAGGGTGGCGCCGCGAGCGTCGAGGACGTGCGCGGCGAGTACGCGGCCATCTCGCAGATCGCGGGCTTCTCGTACGAACACACGGGGCACTACGGGTGGCACGGCTTCGCCGACGGGAGCGACGACGACGACCACGCCGCGAAGGCCCGCGGCGGCCTCGAACGCGCCCGTGACCTGCTCGACGCCGCCGAGACGGCCGACCTCACCGGACCGCTCCCGCTCGACGGTGACCCCGAGGACGGCGTCCACATGCTGCTCCTCGACGAGGTGCTGTACGCGGCCAACCGCGGCCTGATCGACCCCGAGGCGGTCGCCGACCTCGCCGCGTCGAAACCCGAGAATCTGGAACTCGTCTGCACGGGCGGGCACGAGCGACCGACGTATCTCACGGACCACGCGGACCTGGTGAGCGAGGTTCGCAAGGAGCGCCACCCCATCGACGCCGGACAGCGCGCTCGGAAGGGAACGGAGTTCTGA
- the cobS gene encoding adenosylcobinamide-GDP ribazoletransferase, whose product MLTAVRGALAFLTRLPVGSDGAAWDAFRATPAAFVVAGYVVGGLAALPLLAPVPVSTAVAGYLVALYLVTGVTHADGLADCGDAAAAHGAAADRREILRDSRTGVGGALALGVALVALALGGLGAAGAGPRVSVRLVLAAEVSAKAGMAALAALGDPGHEGLGSAVVGEASGAALLPAVAVAVPAALAAPSGSGPALLAALLAGPAVALLVGRWATARLGGVTGDAFGAANELGRIAALHAGVIAWTLW is encoded by the coding sequence GTGCTGACGGCGGTTCGTGGGGCGCTCGCCTTCCTCACCCGCCTGCCCGTCGGCAGCGACGGGGCCGCGTGGGACGCCTTCCGGGCCACGCCCGCCGCGTTCGTCGTCGCGGGCTACGTCGTCGGCGGCCTCGCGGCCCTGCCGCTGCTCGCCCCGGTCCCGGTGTCGACCGCCGTCGCGGGCTACCTCGTGGCCCTCTATCTCGTGACCGGGGTGACCCACGCCGACGGCCTCGCCGACTGTGGCGACGCGGCCGCGGCCCACGGCGCGGCCGCCGACCGACGCGAGATCCTGCGAGATTCCCGAACCGGCGTCGGCGGCGCGCTGGCGCTGGGGGTGGCGCTGGTCGCCCTCGCGCTCGGCGGCCTCGGCGCGGCCGGCGCCGGCCCCCGTGTCTCCGTCCGCCTCGTCCTCGCCGCGGAGGTGAGCGCCAAGGCCGGCATGGCGGCGCTCGCGGCGCTCGGCGATCCCGGCCACGAGGGGCTGGGGTCGGCGGTCGTCGGCGAGGCCTCGGGCGCCGCCCTGCTCCCCGCCGTCGCCGTCGCGGTGCCCGCGGCCCTCGCCGCCCCGTCCGGGAGCGGCCCGGCCCTGCTCGCGGCGCTCCTCGCGGGGCCCGCGGTTGCGCTCCTCGTCGGTCGGTGGGCGACCGCCCGCCTCGGCGGCGTCACCGGCGACGCGTTCGGCGCGGCGAACGAACTCGGACGGATCGCGGCGCTCCACGCCGGGGTGATCGCATGGACGCTCTGGTGA
- a CDS encoding molybdopterin-dependent oxidoreductase, whose translation MAHSDPPDEADPDRWTVTVEGAVAEPLSASVTVLGADASMRSATACAGNRAPDRSWRGVRVGTILDRVDPAPEATHGLVRSADPDYACGFDLGRLRGALLATRLAGEAIPTGRGGPVRLLVPDADCWERVKWVTRIDVLTTPPGDADTARDRVAAED comes from the coding sequence ATGGCGCACTCGGACCCTCCGGACGAGGCCGACCCTGACCGCTGGACCGTGACCGTCGAGGGCGCCGTCGCCGAACCGCTGTCGGCGTCCGTGACCGTCCTCGGCGCCGACGCGTCGATGCGGTCCGCGACGGCGTGTGCGGGGAACCGGGCTCCCGACCGGTCGTGGCGCGGCGTCCGCGTCGGAACGATCCTCGACCGTGTGGATCCCGCGCCGGAGGCGACCCACGGTTTGGTTCGATCCGCGGATCCCGACTACGCCTGTGGATTCGACCTCGGTCGCCTCCGGGGCGCGCTGCTCGCGACCCGTCTGGCGGGCGAGGCGATACCCACGGGGCGGGGTGGGCCAGTCCGCCTTCTGGTCCCCGACGCCGACTGCTGGGAACGGGTGAAGTGGGTCACCCGGATCGACGTGCTGACGACCCCACCTGGCGACGCCGACACCGCCCGGGACCGCGTGGCCGCCGAGGACTGA
- a CDS encoding P-loop NTPase yields the protein MVEAFAVASGKGGTGKTTSTLALGMALAEDHDVTVVDADTGMANLLFHAGLDDAPVTLHDLLIEGEGAAVSEAVYERFGMKVVPCGTSLAAFEAADPERLRSVVAELAADTDVLLLDSPAALGSKSAVLPVVLADRTVIVLQPTIPALSDGLKVQEYARSYGTETAGTLFNRVRDDEGIERVAERAERYFGGETVGVVPESDAARSARAAGKPLLAHAPDAPAARAFREAASRLDVRDGASGDVADRFRSAVVPDEV from the coding sequence ATGGTGGAGGCGTTCGCCGTGGCGAGCGGCAAGGGCGGGACGGGGAAGACGACGAGCACCCTCGCGCTCGGCATGGCGCTCGCCGAGGACCACGACGTGACCGTGGTGGACGCGGACACGGGCATGGCGAACCTGCTCTTTCACGCCGGCCTCGACGACGCGCCGGTGACGCTGCACGACCTGTTGATCGAGGGCGAAGGGGCCGCCGTCTCCGAGGCGGTGTACGAGCGCTTCGGGATGAAGGTCGTTCCCTGCGGGACGAGTCTGGCGGCGTTCGAGGCGGCGGACCCGGAGCGACTGCGGAGCGTGGTGGCGGAACTGGCTGCCGACACCGACGTGCTCCTGTTGGACTCTCCGGCGGCGCTGGGCTCGAAGAGTGCCGTGCTGCCGGTCGTGCTCGCCGACCGGACGGTGATCGTCCTCCAGCCGACGATTCCCGCGCTCTCGGACGGACTCAAGGTACAGGAGTACGCGCGGTCGTACGGCACGGAGACCGCGGGGACGCTGTTCAACCGCGTCCGCGACGACGAGGGGATCGAACGGGTAGCAGAGCGGGCCGAGCGCTATTTTGGCGGCGAGACGGTGGGGGTGGTGCCCGAGAGCGACGCCGCACGCTCGGCCCGCGCGGCCGGGAAACCGCTGTTGGCACACGCACCGGACGCGCCCGCGGCGCGGGCCTTCCGCGAGGCGGCGAGCCGACTCGACGTTCGCGACGGGGCGAGTGGGGACGTGGCCGACCGCTTCCGGAGCGCGGTCGTCCCGGACGAGGTGTAA
- a CDS encoding DUF2249 domain-containing protein: MGRELDLRDLPPSERHPKIHAAFDDLAPGETLTIVNDHDPKPLFYEFQAERDAFDAENYHTERKGPDEFVAKLPKR, from the coding sequence ATGGGCCGAGAACTCGACCTACGCGACCTGCCGCCGAGCGAACGACACCCGAAGATTCACGCCGCGTTCGACGACCTGGCTCCGGGCGAGACGCTGACCATCGTCAACGATCACGATCCCAAGCCGTTGTTCTACGAGTTCCAAGCCGAACGCGACGCGTTCGACGCCGAGAACTACCACACCGAACGGAAGGGTCCCGACGAGTTCGTGGCGAAACTCCCGAAGCGGTAG
- a CDS encoding nicotinate-nucleotide--dimethylbenzimidazole phosphoribosyltransferase has product MTRVVLVAGTTATARIDGLSAAGADPDLRVHTPSADAELIEYGHLVRAPVVPVSPTGCPTPAAVTRAVRERVGFETLVVDGGLAKPTGAPTVGVGANPGRDVREPDPVPTAPGAWTAARDLGRTLPDDELVIGETIPGGTTTALAVHRALGVDAAVSSSLPENPLDLKAEVVEAAFEASDLDPGEAAYRPELAVRFVGDPVLAVVAGLTAGALESGTEVILGGGTQMLAAAALVRHAGVAAPLTIASTRYVADDADLSAVAADLDCGTIVTDPGFGDRDGPLARYADGEAKEGAGMGGALLLAERAGVLDAVGDGTLEVVERLSASHGS; this is encoded by the coding sequence GTGACCCGCGTCGTCCTCGTCGCGGGCACGACCGCGACGGCCCGCATCGACGGGCTGAGCGCCGCGGGTGCCGACCCCGACCTTCGGGTCCACACCCCGAGCGCCGACGCGGAACTGATCGAGTACGGCCACCTGGTCCGCGCGCCGGTCGTCCCCGTGAGTCCGACGGGCTGTCCGACGCCCGCGGCCGTCACCCGCGCGGTCCGCGAGCGGGTCGGGTTCGAGACGCTCGTCGTCGACGGCGGCCTCGCCAAACCCACCGGGGCGCCGACGGTCGGCGTCGGCGCGAACCCCGGCCGCGACGTGCGGGAGCCCGACCCGGTGCCGACCGCGCCGGGGGCGTGGACGGCCGCCCGCGACCTCGGCCGGACCCTCCCCGACGACGAACTCGTGATCGGGGAGACGATCCCCGGCGGCACCACGACCGCGTTGGCGGTCCATCGCGCATTGGGCGTCGACGCCGCCGTCTCCTCGTCGCTCCCGGAGAACCCGCTGGACCTGAAAGCGGAGGTGGTCGAGGCGGCGTTCGAGGCGAGCGACCTCGACCCGGGCGAGGCCGCGTACCGCCCGGAACTCGCCGTCCGCTTTGTCGGCGATCCGGTGCTCGCGGTCGTCGCCGGCCTGACCGCCGGCGCCCTGGAGTCGGGGACCGAAGTGATCCTCGGCGGCGGGACACAGATGCTCGCCGCCGCGGCGCTGGTGCGACACGCCGGCGTCGCGGCCCCCCTGACGATCGCGTCGACGCGGTACGTCGCCGACGACGCCGACCTGTCGGCGGTGGCCGCCGACCTGGACTGCGGGACGATCGTCACCGATCCGGGCTTCGGCGACCGCGACGGGCCACTCGCGCGATACGCCGACGGCGAGGCCAAGGAGGGGGCGGGGATGGGCGGGGCGCTCCTGTTGGCCGAGCGGGCGGGCGTCCTCGATGCCGTCGGGGACGGAACGCTTGAGGTAGTCGAGCGTCTTAGCGCGTCGCATGGATCCTGA
- a CDS encoding zinc-ribbon domain-containing protein — protein sequence MSLFEKAGKTFEEAKRTFTDGTQAEYVCRSCTESVSENYEYCPHCGEETVDSVA from the coding sequence ATGAGTCTCTTCGAGAAAGCCGGAAAGACGTTCGAGGAAGCGAAACGGACGTTCACAGACGGCACGCAGGCCGAGTACGTTTGTCGATCCTGTACGGAGTCAGTCTCCGAAAACTACGAGTACTGCCCCCACTGCGGCGAAGAGACGGTCGACTCCGTAGCGTGA
- a CDS encoding aminotransferase class I/II-fold pyridoxal phosphate-dependent enzyme, whose amino-acid sequence MDPEAVADVGRVPHGGTTDDDLLDFSANTNPERPDGVASVYEAAYGAATRYPSDDYDAFRTAAGEYLECEPRSVVPTAGGSEALRLAVEVTLDAGDDALLPRPSFGEYEREVRLQGAEPTFVAHDRLLRTDPGPYDLVVVCNPNNPTGDAYPRPALRTYAESCRDSDTFLLVDEAFLDFTDHRTLAGEPGVVVARSLTKMFGLPGLRAGMAVATGDLHERLDAARPAWGLSTPAADVGTYCLRQTGFVAETRERVRRERERLTDALDPAYDVWPSSAPFLLLGVGDRTVADVIDDARRDGIVLRDATTFRDLDSHVRVAVRRPAENDRLVDALLS is encoded by the coding sequence ATGGATCCTGAAGCCGTCGCCGACGTGGGGCGGGTGCCCCACGGCGGGACGACGGACGACGACCTCCTCGATTTCAGCGCCAACACGAATCCGGAGCGCCCGGACGGCGTCGCGAGCGTCTACGAGGCGGCCTACGGGGCGGCGACGCGCTACCCGAGCGACGACTACGACGCGTTCCGGACCGCCGCGGGCGAGTACCTGGAGTGTGAGCCGCGGTCGGTCGTGCCGACGGCTGGCGGGAGCGAGGCCCTGCGTCTCGCAGTCGAGGTGACACTCGACGCCGGCGACGACGCCCTCCTCCCCCGGCCGAGCTTCGGCGAGTACGAACGCGAGGTGCGCCTCCAAGGGGCCGAGCCGACGTTCGTCGCCCACGACCGCCTCCTCCGGACCGACCCCGGTCCCTACGACCTGGTCGTCGTCTGCAACCCGAACAATCCGACCGGCGACGCCTACCCGCGGCCGGCCCTCCGAACGTACGCCGAATCGTGTCGGGACTCAGATACTTTCCTGTTGGTCGACGAGGCGTTCCTCGATTTCACCGATCATCGGACGCTCGCGGGCGAACCTGGCGTCGTCGTCGCGCGCTCGCTGACCAAGATGTTCGGACTGCCCGGCCTCCGGGCGGGGATGGCCGTGGCGACGGGCGACCTGCACGAGCGTCTCGACGCCGCACGCCCGGCCTGGGGGCTCTCCACCCCCGCGGCCGACGTGGGCACGTACTGCCTCCGGCAGACGGGGTTCGTCGCCGAGACGCGAGAGCGAGTGCGCCGCGAGCGGGAGCGACTGACCGACGCCCTCGACCCCGCGTACGACGTGTGGCCCTCGTCGGCCCCCTTCCTCCTCCTCGGCGTGGGCGACCGGACGGTCGCGGACGTGATCGACGACGCGCGCCGGGACGGGATCGTCCTCCGGGACGCGACCACGTTCCGTGACCTCGACTCCCACGTCCGGGTCGCGGTCCGGCGGCCGGCCGAGAACGACCGCCTCGTCGACGCCCTGCTGTCGTGA
- a CDS encoding type 1 glutamine amidotransferase, whose protein sequence is MTAESVDLYVVRNEVDPAYGYHCDALATRFPDAEEVDFVAGERIPLDEANAVVLSGSSVSVYESDSRPWIAEQERLVHELVDREIPTLGVCFGHQVVNVALGGTVEEVGTTATLTEATLADDPLFDDVDPVVVSLHGDMVTETGTGMEIIASADHARVFGTRHKTAPMWTVQFHPEITASHRDNLVDDFGWDPEQFSFEDVTAGRIFENFAELAVEATP, encoded by the coding sequence GTGACCGCCGAAAGTGTGGATTTGTACGTGGTTCGCAACGAGGTTGATCCGGCGTATGGATACCACTGTGACGCGTTGGCAACACGATTCCCCGACGCCGAGGAGGTCGATTTCGTGGCGGGTGAACGGATCCCTCTCGACGAAGCGAACGCCGTCGTCTTGAGCGGTAGTTCGGTTTCCGTCTACGAATCCGATAGTCGTCCGTGGATCGCCGAACAGGAGAGGCTCGTCCACGAACTCGTCGATCGAGAGATTCCTACCCTCGGTGTCTGTTTCGGTCATCAGGTAGTCAACGTGGCCCTCGGTGGGACTGTCGAGGAAGTCGGAACGACTGCGACTCTCACCGAGGCGACCCTGGCCGACGACCCGTTGTTCGACGACGTCGATCCAGTCGTCGTCTCCCTCCATGGTGATATGGTGACGGAGACGGGGACCGGTATGGAGATCATCGCGTCGGCTGATCACGCCCGGGTGTTCGGGACTCGTCACAAGACGGCACCGATGTGGACGGTTCAGTTCCATCCGGAGATCACAGCGTCACATCGTGACAACCTCGTCGACGATTTCGGATGGGACCCGGAGCAGTTCTCGTTCGAGGACGTTACTGCGGGACGGATCTTCGAGAACTTCGCGGAACTCGCCGTCGAGGCAACGCCGTGA
- a CDS encoding S1C family serine protease, translated as MTEDATSRRRFLQAGGLALAASLAGCGASAPTAEGTAASTATSPYTRIYRDTVDSVLLLRTDAGSGTGFVYDERHVVTNAHVVGSAAAVDLRTSGGRWHEGAVVGTDPNSDLAVVAVDDLPASASPLALATEPAVVGQEVVAIGNPFDLDGSVTTGIVSGIDRSIPAPTGYSIPDAIQTDAAVNPGNSGGPLVALDGRVVAVINSGGGEDIAFGISAALARRVLPALIETGSFDHSFVGVALTPVTPTVAEANDLDDPRGLLVVDVLSDGPAAGRLRASERAVIDGEDVPVGGDVLLAIDGVTTDTTEALGSYLALRTRPGDTVSLTILRDGDERTVEVELGTLPTAAR; from the coding sequence ATGACCGAGGACGCGACGAGCCGACGACGGTTCCTGCAAGCGGGCGGGCTCGCGCTGGCCGCGAGTCTCGCCGGCTGTGGCGCGTCGGCGCCGACGGCCGAGGGGACCGCGGCGTCCACCGCGACCAGTCCCTACACCCGGATCTACCGCGACACCGTCGACTCGGTGCTTTTGCTCCGGACGGACGCGGGGAGCGGTACGGGGTTCGTCTACGACGAGCGTCACGTCGTCACGAACGCCCACGTCGTCGGCTCGGCGGCGGCGGTCGACCTCCGGACGAGCGGGGGACGGTGGCACGAGGGGGCGGTCGTCGGCACCGACCCGAACAGCGACCTGGCGGTCGTCGCGGTCGACGACCTGCCCGCGTCGGCGTCGCCGCTCGCCCTCGCGACGGAACCGGCGGTCGTCGGCCAGGAGGTGGTCGCCATCGGCAACCCGTTCGACCTCGACGGCTCGGTGACGACGGGAATCGTCAGCGGGATCGACCGGTCGATCCCGGCGCCGACCGGCTACAGCATCCCCGACGCCATCCAGACCGACGCGGCGGTCAACCCGGGCAACAGCGGCGGACCGCTGGTGGCGCTGGACGGGCGGGTCGTCGCCGTCATCAACTCCGGCGGTGGCGAGGATATCGCCTTCGGCATCTCGGCAGCCCTCGCCCGCCGAGTACTTCCCGCGCTGATCGAGACGGGGTCGTTCGACCACTCCTTCGTCGGCGTCGCGTTGACGCCCGTCACGCCGACCGTCGCCGAGGCGAACGACCTCGACGACCCCCGTGGGTTGCTCGTCGTCGACGTACTGTCGGACGGTCCCGCGGCGGGACGGCTCCGGGCGAGCGAGCGGGCGGTGATCGACGGCGAGGACGTGCCCGTCGGCGGCGACGTGTTGCTGGCCATCGACGGGGTGACCACGGACACGACGGAGGCGCTCGGGAGCTACCTCGCCTTGCGGACGCGCCCCGGCGACACCGTCTCGCTGACGATCCTTCGCGACGGAGACGAGCGAACCGTCGAGGTGGAACTCGGGACGCTCCCGACCGCCGCCCGCTGA